The following proteins come from a genomic window of Triticum aestivum cultivar Chinese Spring chromosome 6A, IWGSC CS RefSeq v2.1, whole genome shotgun sequence:
- the LOC123128070 gene encoding probable transcription factor KAN2 isoform X1 — MELFPSHPDLQLQLQINPPPATKPMDLGFWKRALDTTAAAAATSASAAATFTPPSIARTYPSAPAAAGGGFHAAHYGAADGHLGGLQFLQHTQPILHEVQDLAAMKPIRGIPVYNTSQSLPFLQSQLHHHNHHHQHCYDAIGGAAGGPRSPGKVGALRLAAPPAKRNSRAPRMRWTTSLHARFVHAVELLGGHERATPKSVLELMDVKDLTLAHVKSHLQMYRTIKTTDHKPAAASSYGQAKTIIDIPDDSSFDIANTSGSESSVQQSNLDGNEHGSNMCALWSNNSSSRGAWSFHGKSRSDANPGDIKSFEDVQSQCPNVVADDAADLMSAPFRLSELVVGTKKPNLDFTLGRM; from the exons ATGGAGCTGTTCCCGTCGCACCCGGACCTTCAGCTCCAGCTCCAAATCAATCCGCCCCCTGCCACCAAGCCAATGGACCTAGGGTTTTGGAAGAGGGCTCTtgacaccaccgccgccgccgccgcgacctcAGCATCAGCGGCAGCAACCTTCACACCCCCGTCCATCGCCAGGACATACCCCTCGGCGCCGGCAGCTGCCGGCGGCGGCTTCCATGCAGCGCACTACGGCGCTGCCGATGGCCACCTGGGCGGGCTGCAGTTCTTGCAGCACACCCAGCCCATCCTCCACGAGGTGCAGGACCTGGCGGCGATGAAGCCCATCCGGGGCATCCCCGTGTACAACACCTCGCAGTCCCTCCCCTTCCTCCAGAGCCAGCTCCAccaccacaaccaccaccaccagcatTGCTACGACGCgatcggcggcgcggcgggcgggcCGAGGTCGCCCGGCAAGGTCGGCGCGCTGCGGCTGGCGGCGCCGCCGGCCAAGCGGAACTCCCGTGCGCCCAGGATGCGGTGGACCACCTCGCTGCACGCGCGGTTCGTCCACGCCGTCGAACTGCTCGGAGGCCACGAGA GAGCAACGCCCAAGTCGGTTCTTGAGCTAATGGACGTGAAGGATCTAACCTTGGCCCATGTCAAGTCTCACTTGCAG ATGTACCGGACCATCAAGACCACTGACCACAAACCAGCCGCTGCTTCATCCTACG GACAAGCAAAGACAATCATCGACATCCCTGACGACAGCTCCTTCGACATCGCCAACACCAGCGGGTCTGAGTCTTCAGTCCAGCAATCAAATCTTGACGGGAACGAGCATGGATCCAACATGTGCGCTCTATGGAGCAACAACTCCTCCAG CAGAGGGGCCTGGTCGTTCCACGGGAAATCAAGATCAGATGCCAACCCAGGCGACATCAAATCCTTTGAG GACGTGCAATCGCAGTGCCCCAATGTCGTCGCCGACGATGCCGCCGACTTGATGTCGGCTCCGTTCCGATTGTCGGAGCTAGTCGTCGGCACCAAGAAACCGAATCTGGACTTCACCCTAGGAAGAATGTAA
- the LOC123128070 gene encoding probable transcription factor KAN2 isoform X2, with protein sequence MELFPSHPDLQLQLQINPPPATKPMDLGFWKRALDTTAAAAATSASAAATFTPPSIARTYPSAPAAAGGGFHAAHYGAADGHLGGLQFLQHTQPILHEVQDLAAMKPIRGIPVYNTSQSLPFLQSQLHHHNHHHQHCYDAIGGAAGGPRSPGKVGALRLAAPPAKRNSRAPRMRWTTSLHARFVHAVELLGGHERATPKSVLELMDVKDLTLAHVKSHLQMYRTIKTTDHKPAAASSYGQAKTIIDIPDDSSFDIANTSGSESSVQQSNLDGNEHGSNMCALWSNNSSRGAWSFHGKSRSDANPGDIKSFEDVQSQCPNVVADDAADLMSAPFRLSELVVGTKKPNLDFTLGRM encoded by the exons ATGGAGCTGTTCCCGTCGCACCCGGACCTTCAGCTCCAGCTCCAAATCAATCCGCCCCCTGCCACCAAGCCAATGGACCTAGGGTTTTGGAAGAGGGCTCTtgacaccaccgccgccgccgccgcgacctcAGCATCAGCGGCAGCAACCTTCACACCCCCGTCCATCGCCAGGACATACCCCTCGGCGCCGGCAGCTGCCGGCGGCGGCTTCCATGCAGCGCACTACGGCGCTGCCGATGGCCACCTGGGCGGGCTGCAGTTCTTGCAGCACACCCAGCCCATCCTCCACGAGGTGCAGGACCTGGCGGCGATGAAGCCCATCCGGGGCATCCCCGTGTACAACACCTCGCAGTCCCTCCCCTTCCTCCAGAGCCAGCTCCAccaccacaaccaccaccaccagcatTGCTACGACGCgatcggcggcgcggcgggcgggcCGAGGTCGCCCGGCAAGGTCGGCGCGCTGCGGCTGGCGGCGCCGCCGGCCAAGCGGAACTCCCGTGCGCCCAGGATGCGGTGGACCACCTCGCTGCACGCGCGGTTCGTCCACGCCGTCGAACTGCTCGGAGGCCACGAGA GAGCAACGCCCAAGTCGGTTCTTGAGCTAATGGACGTGAAGGATCTAACCTTGGCCCATGTCAAGTCTCACTTGCAG ATGTACCGGACCATCAAGACCACTGACCACAAACCAGCCGCTGCTTCATCCTACG GACAAGCAAAGACAATCATCGACATCCCTGACGACAGCTCCTTCGACATCGCCAACACCAGCGGGTCTGAGTCTTCAGTCCAGCAATCAAATCTTGACGGGAACGAGCATGGATCCAACATGTGCGCTCTATGGAGCAACAACTCCTCCAG AGGGGCCTGGTCGTTCCACGGGAAATCAAGATCAGATGCCAACCCAGGCGACATCAAATCCTTTGAG GACGTGCAATCGCAGTGCCCCAATGTCGTCGCCGACGATGCCGCCGACTTGATGTCGGCTCCGTTCCGATTGTCGGAGCTAGTCGTCGGCACCAAGAAACCGAATCTGGACTTCACCCTAGGAAGAATGTAA
- the LOC123128070 gene encoding probable transcription factor KAN2 isoform X3, which yields MELFPSHPDLQLQLQINPPPATKPMDLGFWKRALDTTAAAAATSASAAATFTPPSIARTYPSAPAAAGGGFHAAHYGAADGHLGGLQFLQHTQPILHEVQDLAAMKPIRGIPVYNTSQSLPFLQSQLHHHNHHHQHCYDAIGGAAGGPRSPGKVGALRLAAPPAKRNSRAPRMRWTTSLHARFVHAVELLGGHERATPKSVLELMDVKDLTLAHVKSHLQMYRTIKTTDHKPAAASSYGQAKTIIDIPDDSSFDIANTSGSESSVQQSNLDGNEHGSNMCALWSNNSSRTCNRSAPMSSPTMPPT from the exons ATGGAGCTGTTCCCGTCGCACCCGGACCTTCAGCTCCAGCTCCAAATCAATCCGCCCCCTGCCACCAAGCCAATGGACCTAGGGTTTTGGAAGAGGGCTCTtgacaccaccgccgccgccgccgcgacctcAGCATCAGCGGCAGCAACCTTCACACCCCCGTCCATCGCCAGGACATACCCCTCGGCGCCGGCAGCTGCCGGCGGCGGCTTCCATGCAGCGCACTACGGCGCTGCCGATGGCCACCTGGGCGGGCTGCAGTTCTTGCAGCACACCCAGCCCATCCTCCACGAGGTGCAGGACCTGGCGGCGATGAAGCCCATCCGGGGCATCCCCGTGTACAACACCTCGCAGTCCCTCCCCTTCCTCCAGAGCCAGCTCCAccaccacaaccaccaccaccagcatTGCTACGACGCgatcggcggcgcggcgggcgggcCGAGGTCGCCCGGCAAGGTCGGCGCGCTGCGGCTGGCGGCGCCGCCGGCCAAGCGGAACTCCCGTGCGCCCAGGATGCGGTGGACCACCTCGCTGCACGCGCGGTTCGTCCACGCCGTCGAACTGCTCGGAGGCCACGAGA GAGCAACGCCCAAGTCGGTTCTTGAGCTAATGGACGTGAAGGATCTAACCTTGGCCCATGTCAAGTCTCACTTGCAG ATGTACCGGACCATCAAGACCACTGACCACAAACCAGCCGCTGCTTCATCCTACG GACAAGCAAAGACAATCATCGACATCCCTGACGACAGCTCCTTCGACATCGCCAACACCAGCGGGTCTGAGTCTTCAGTCCAGCAATCAAATCTTGACGGGAACGAGCATGGATCCAACATGTGCGCTCTATGGAGCAACAACTCCTCCAG GACGTGCAATCGCAGTGCCCCAATGTCGTCGCCGACGATGCCGCCGACTTGA